The window AAGCACGGCAGGTAGATAGTGTCGCCGGTTGCAGTGGTGTGGAATGTTATTAATTCACCTGGCGAAGCCTGACGGTAGAAAGTAAACGCATGACTCGATGCTCACGCCAGATAATTGACTTTGCTGAAGTAATTTTCAATAGTCAAAATCTGCCTTGAAACGTCATTAATCATCTTAAATCAGGAAACATTATACCTGAAACATTTTGAACAATTCCATTTAAGTACTTCCGAATGGATATTCGTACTGAATAAACGAAAGCTGAATTTAATGTGAAAATGTTTGTTCATGAATGAAAATGTCAATACAGATCTATAGAACAATTGTTTAAACTTTTcttttgtaagtaatttaaaatatacgATACATCAATTAATTGCTGATTTTAAGAGATATGTGtattattactttaatttatttatctttttgtagACATTTGTCAAGTCTTTTAGATAAATAAACTTAGTTTGTAAGTAGCTTTCAATCGTTAAAGAACATTGGTTCTATGTCTAGTAATTTAAAGttatacagtgttactacaaaacacaaactaaaaataaactaggtttgaaatagtatttcgcgccaagaaagaagtcggcggattttaatgaaactaacttgacaagtcctaataattctatgcagaatctgcgacagtagcgccgcggccttcgggacttcttttgtatacggattatattttaaacatagtttatcttttagtctttgttttgtagtaacactgataaAGTCGAATTTGGATCCAGGACACTATTACGAGAAATCAAGCTTAATTTAAACAGGTTGTCAAACTGATTATGCTGTcatgttaaattaaaataaaaagttgaatTATATAACCGAGAAAGCGTATTTTAATAGTATGAAAAAATTGGATACACCTATTCCGATACGAgctgtatttaattttgtaagctGTGAGTGAATTCATTAAATATTTGATTTCACTCTTGCAGAAAACGAAATTTAAATTAGTCATTGCATAATCAAAAGAAAAGGAGCTAACGATGTATATTATTAGATAAGAATCCAATTGATAAACATCAAAAATTTTattctgcaagttgtcttctggagTTCTGGTGAAACACATTATACCTACAACAAAAACTCACTTTTCTCACTCTTGTGCTCACCCCAGCCAAACTCTCCAATAGaagtaattgtaataaaaagttaatgtcTGTGTCTATATATTACAGGTCGAGGCAAACAGAAGAAACTGATGCAACGTATTCTGCCGATGTTCATCATGCCGTTCCTGATCCAGTCAACCATAGTGCCCTTCTTCCTGAGTATGCTCAAGTTTATGCTCTTCAAGTCCATGATGGTCGGGAAACTCGCACTCGCCCTTATACTCTTCAATGCCTTCAGAAACCACAACTCTGTCAAAGGACGGGACGCACAAATGGCCGACGTCCACTACGGTTACCATGACAACACCATGGAACCATACAGtgcttattttaattaagtttctAAAAGTAGGTATTACCAGGGCAGGGTTTCTCAACGTGGATTTCACGGACCATATTAGTttgcaaatatttatttttgtgacaGTACCTATACTTTTTTCTATACGaagtttttatcaaaataatatgtTTGCTATTGTATGGTAAAACAGGGGTATGTGATGCTATAAGTTTGAGAAACTCTGCCTTGGTGTAATCTAACTGCAGCATTTAATCATTGTGGGTAAAGAGGCACGCAGTCGGGATATAACCTGCCTATAAACAGGGCTGTTAGCCTTAGTATGTCTTATTTAAATAGGCGTATGATATTCCTGACTGTTTTCCTTCTGAAAGTCTGAGTATTACTTATATTGTTAGCTGACTGTGCAATCAGAATAAGTATTACAGTACATTTTAAACACCTATCAAAGAAATTAAATGTAAGTCATCTCTTTTCTACGTCATAgatgtaagtaaatactaaAGTACCAATGTTCTTTCTTCTAATGTATttaacatatacagggtgttagtgacatcgtaacagaaAACTTTCGGGcggacggaaaatttcacttgatattaaatcagaatcatggtctgaatcatccccctcagtatccgttacgatgtcactaacaccctgtatttatagcTAGATAgtaacagtataatatacttaattacttataactATTTATAACAATAATGTATAAACACGAAAGTATAATGAAAACATGAATAATTGAATATATTGATTGTAGTTTTGTAAGAACCTAACAAAACAGGCATTTAAATATTGCTAAACACTATCAACATGTTAAAGAACTATTATGATCTTTTATCTTctgaaacagaaaataatacgCAGTAACACgttgaaaataaacaaagtagTGAAAGGCGCCAAACAGTGTAATTACTGTACTATTATATAAACGCAGATTAAAGCGGTGCGAGTCACATTCACGTCATgaattattacttatacgagtataagtacttatctattaGCAATACTCGTTTATCCGCACTGTCTCTTTGACTAAAAATAACTTGTTAAAGCAAGAAGATAAAATGTTATAGCTAAAAGGGTAGTTCTCAAATTATGTTCTTACTTTtgtataattacttaatttgaCCGAAttatgggtggtattaataaactaatctcaactttcacattgccctcaagatcgcgtcaatgtgacagttcttatataaaaacaaggcCTTGAGCGTGTCTTTGAGACTCTCTCATCTGAgattagtatatttattttattcttattcttaataccAACCTACATGTCAAATATGCAAACTGAAATTACCTCAAGATCCTGAAACTTGCGCAAACAATGGCCTCTTCAGACGCCTCATTATTTctattaatttacaaaatgatCAATTATCCCTTTTAGTAACGATAGAATGATTAAAGATTAAAATTAAACCAATTATAGCAACATCCGTTAAGGATTGATAATGGGGTAACGAATATTAGCGGCTTTTTGATGAGGGTTAAGTATGAACATATTTCGCACatgaaatggaattttccaaaaACTTATGCATCAGGTACGTGTCAGAGTTTTCAgtgaataaaacaaaatatttttttacctgtgCTCTGCACAGCTATGACTCTGACACAAACCTATGTCCTCAGCCAAACGTGTTTTTAAGCATCTTTGGCAAGTATAGTTATCATTTCCTTTCCGTTTGTCTGGCCAAAATAAGCCGCCCGAAAGAagtgaacaataataaaatgttgtttgttaaaTCGCTTTAAAAATGTGTCGCAACCGcaattttttgttacttttggGTAATGTCGCGATACCGATACGGTTCGACGACGCGCGGTGGGCGCAAGAGTGTCGCTTTCAAAAGTCTGTTTTCTTTACGACCAAATAAGCTTATTTATACGGTTGTGTGTTTCATTATATTACTGCTGCCCGGGTCAAATATACCATTGAGTTGAATAACTATTTATGCAATGCTAACTAAGTATACGTTTCATTGAAATAACttaatttgtcaataaaaatagtaagataatttatatttatcagtggagcagtgtggtggagtatgctccataccccctccggttgattgaggggaggctcaTCCCCAGCAGTGTGACATAAATATGCTGTTTATCTATACGTTACGCTATGTACTTAATTGATATTTATAAAACTTGTAGTGAATAAGTGACAACATTATTTATTCTTAGAAAAGAAGTGAGCttgatgtaatttattttatttattaaagtaagAATTGATGTGTGCTTGCGTTTGTGTAAATATGTAATGGGTATTAagccatttttgtttttgaaataaaattgagTCTTCAACAGgaacattattttaattaagtataaattacttaataaaagttttcatctcgagctcctccgtgcttcggaaggtacgttaataaccatcaatccgcactgggcccgcgtgatggtttaaggcccgatttccatatccatagggaaggcccgtgccccagcagtggggacgttaatgagctgatgatgatgataaattacTTCTACCTTTGCGATTATAATGGTAAGACAATGttgctgattccggtacacactatctaagtttattttaagttataggtacctgtcattgtccaaaaaagggacaggtaatcgacaggcataaagtttatggaatacacgtcaattttaggcagaattttaaaaaaacccttccaaaatttgtATTGGCCAATAAACCGACTGAAGCGAGTTGACagctttttttgacatgacttattgtagatttgccgcagatggcaactgacaaatggggagcgctgaaggctctcatccggtacagcgtttaagacaacaggcctgagggtgcccagatgggcgcgaacttcgTCCTGAGCCGAGGAACTGGGCAcccgtcaaacggattgcatatgagcgagttacctattttattcgcccgggttattctttaaatttaaaattaacagttgtcaatcatccgtccctttccttttcgccgaataagaaaatgacaggtaataacttaaaataaaaggtgTCTGCATGAATCGGCCAAAGGCGGTCGAACCACTTCATATTTAGGTCGGATAGCTTATTTAAACTTAATAGGAATTTTGATAACTTTGTTTGGATAGATTATGACACTATCACGGTAATTGACCGAAAAGTAAGATTAAGTAAGACGTTAAGCCATTCGTACCGACTATTATTTACTAAAGTAATAAGTACACGTACTTAATTGTTACATTAGCCCTCTGGTAGCACAATAATAATCTCGTCTTGATGACGTCGTATCGACCTCGTAATCAAGACGACAGAAGACGTACTCATACATCGATAAGACCAGTTATTACCgatctacctacttactacttcAGATAGTGTACGCTTATCAACTTTTCTCGTTAAGAAAGGCAGGGCATGGTGAATTAATTATGACATCTCTAAGTCGGTAACGTGAAGCCACATTTGAGAATACAACTTCTCAACGAGCGTTATATCCTGTTCTGCGTACAATActacaataaactattaaaataaatgaataaactctaaaagtaaaaataagtaggtgagtacctactttatttttgaaatataattttagaAATGTTTAATGTGAATGTGTATACAGTGGTTAATGTGATGCAATATAAACTAATAGGTAAGTGAATCAATGAAGTGAATACAATACTTAGGTAGTATTGAaggtataataaataggtagaCTTTATTGTTGACGGAGCCCCatatataaagataaataaataaacataaatagtcGGGCACGGACGTTAACCCCAATGTtcagatatttttgttttactttatttttatactcaaataAGTATACATATGAGTAAGTAAACAAATGTACATTCAGTCAagtcaaaaatattaaatacctatacctacatatattattagtatttctACGAGgcttttgacaaaataaaatagaaagtaCGGCTTTTATACATTATTTAGGTAACTCAAAAAGCCTGACATGAAAAGGCGCCGAGGCATTTTGTAAACTGCCTAGATCAATCACGATCTCGCTAAATCTATCAGTCCATaaaatttaggtacctataggtAAACTAATAACTTAATATgttcatatatacataaactcacgcctatttcccaccggggtaagcaaaactacttattaattccgtttgcttcgatcctccacattcattaatcttttcatacacgcacgccggttcagagtagattgtactaaaccttttctaaggatgtctccaatttggttgatgtacgtccttctagtaATATATTCTTGCAATATGTTCATATACCATCTGTGCCTGTACTCAAATCgtagatttttaaatttagtttatATGGAATTGCAATTGGTCCCACCATTTTTTAAGTCTAATCATTTTGTTCGGATATCGCACGAATTGCATCGCACTGTGAGGAAACTCGCTTAGCGTGTTATAGTGGACACGAAGACAGAAACTAATTCAGCAATGTGATTGGTTCGAAGTTTACTACCTATCAGTGGTGTCTGCGCCGGCTACCAGACTACTCTGCATCAACTTTAACCTATCACTCACAATTTATATTATCTAATAGGTAAATATCGCGTTTAAATACTAATACTAGTAATGTGAACGGACTCCGATCTTTTTAAAACTGTAGTATAGctattttacaataaaagtTTCTAAAAGTGAAAGGTTCGTGGGTGAAGGTCAGTGAAACGATTTAGttttcttatttgtttttttcctgaTTGCTGATGCCTGCGCAACTTTATACAaaggtataattttaatttattgttaagtaCTAATAAATAGTATatgtgttatatatatataaatcatTTTTCAAGTGTCATCAATTCCTTGCGTGCCCTTTCCTGTTTTTACCCAACTGCGGCAaagaaaaaggagggttatatgtatgtatgtatttgcacGTCTGTTATCACCTAATttctaaaccacttgtcagaatttaacagaggacataaagtgaggacgaaaaacaattttttcTTCCGATGGTATTGTGTtgggtgtcaaatgaaaaaaatgaagagcttaatttgcacattacaaatatatacatattatagtaGCTTTTACTTTCGGGTATTCTTGTATTTacttgataattacgttgaattgataataTAACTGCTCGTACATGTTTCGGATagattttatctccaaatcgtacataaatacataatggaAGCTCGTTCTCTTAATAAATAAGgtcgcaaaataaataaaaaggccgtttaaaaattaaaattcgactacaaaaatcacgctctaaaaagtatgaaacaaaaaaatattctcttctattctctgaaattcttccgaatgttTAGCAGTAGCCGTGGTCGAATGCCAAACTGTCCTAAAAGAGTTGGCCTACCATGACATGCAACCACGGCTATCTGCTAaaaatcactattcggaagaatttcaaagaatagaagagaatattttcttgtttcatacgttaagagcgtgatttttccgtagtcgggttttagtcttcaaacttatatttttattcgtacTAACTTCATGtattcttgtggctctgcccacctcattaatGATTAGGTACGTGTTAactttatacaatacaaaacacatTATTAGCTACAAATATTTAAACACAACGTGAAAGACAAAATATGTTCCTAATTTTgtgtgtaagtaggtacctacctaatatttaatacattatATAGGCTAGGTATTTATAAACTTGTTTTTTAATCTGTCTACTCCGGTGAATTTTTCGGCCGTGAATAGATAATACTTATGTAAGTTTTTACGTCGTgggtataatttaatattatgatattaagagaacacgtgttcagcggtgaaggaaaacatcatgagaaaacccatattcccaagaaatacatttttggaggtatgtgacctcccCTTCCCTTCTCGGGGAtcggaaagtcagacaggcagtcgcttttgtaa is drawn from Pectinophora gossypiella chromosome 7, ilPecGoss1.1, whole genome shotgun sequence and contains these coding sequences:
- the LOC126368594 gene encoding uncharacterized protein LOC126368594, giving the protein MSAPHAPRALCASAILCVLLARSTATIRAAASTPDDTPQPANLKNDNLPTKTLELFDGVTVKIPHDANSTEKLISFEIDTKKDIETGRGKQKKLMQRILPMFIMPFLIQSTIVPFFLSMLKFMLFKSMMVGKLALALILFNAFRNHNSVKGRDAQMADVHYGYHDNTMEPYSAYFN